In Polaromonas sp. JS666, one genomic interval encodes:
- a CDS encoding S-(hydroxymethyl)glutathione dehydrogenase/class III alcohol dehydrogenase, translating into MKTKAAVAWKAGQPLTIETVDLEGPKFGEVLVEIKATGICHTDYYTLSGADPEGIFPAILGHEGAGIVVDVGPGVTTLKKGDHVIPLYTPECRQCKFCLSRKTNLCQLIRGTQGKGLMPDATSRFSLDCQPIFHYMGTSTFSNYTVAPGISLAKIREDAPFDKVCYIGCGVTTGIGAVIFTAKVEAGANVVIFGLGGIGLNVIQGAKMVGADKIIGVDINPARQEMARKFGMTHFINPKETDNVVDAIVQLTDGGADYSFECIGNTKVMRQALECTHKGWGRSIIIGVAEAGAEISTRPFQLVTGRKWEGSAFGGARGRTDVPKIVDWYMDGKINIDDLITHTMPLEDINKGFDLMKRGESIRGVVIY; encoded by the coding sequence ATGAAAACCAAAGCCGCCGTCGCCTGGAAAGCGGGCCAACCCCTGACCATTGAAACCGTCGATCTTGAAGGCCCGAAGTTCGGCGAGGTGCTGGTCGAGATCAAGGCCACCGGTATTTGCCACACCGACTACTACACGCTGTCGGGCGCCGATCCGGAAGGCATCTTCCCGGCCATTCTGGGCCATGAAGGCGCGGGCATCGTGGTCGATGTTGGCCCCGGCGTGACCACGCTCAAGAAGGGCGACCACGTCATTCCGCTCTACACGCCGGAATGCCGCCAGTGCAAGTTCTGCCTGAGCCGCAAGACCAATCTGTGCCAGCTGATTCGTGGCACGCAGGGCAAGGGCCTGATGCCCGACGCCACCAGCCGCTTCAGCCTGGACTGCCAACCCATCTTCCACTACATGGGCACCAGCACCTTCAGCAACTACACGGTGGCGCCCGGAATTTCGCTGGCCAAAATCCGTGAAGACGCACCGTTTGACAAGGTCTGCTACATCGGCTGCGGCGTCACCACCGGCATCGGTGCGGTGATCTTCACCGCCAAGGTGGAAGCCGGCGCCAACGTGGTGATCTTCGGCCTGGGCGGCATTGGCCTGAACGTGATCCAGGGCGCGAAGATGGTGGGCGCCGACAAGATCATCGGCGTGGACATCAACCCCGCGCGGCAGGAGATGGCACGCAAATTCGGCATGACGCATTTCATCAACCCCAAGGAAACAGACAACGTGGTCGATGCCATCGTGCAGCTGACCGATGGCGGCGCCGACTACAGCTTTGAATGCATAGGCAACACGAAAGTCATGCGGCAGGCGCTGGAATGCACCCACAAGGGCTGGGGCCGCAGCATCATCATCGGCGTGGCCGAGGCCGGCGCCGAAATCAGCACCCGCCCCTTCCAGCTGGTCACCGGCCGCAAGTGGGAAGGCTCAGCCTTTGGTGGCGCGCGCGGCCGCACCGATGTGCCCAAGATCGTCGACTGGTACATGGACGGCAAGATCAACATCGACGACCTGATCACCCACACCATGCCGCTGGAAGACATCAACAAGGGCTTCGATTTGATGAAGCGTGGCGAGTCGATTCGCGGCGTGGTCATTTACTAG
- a CDS encoding transporter substrate-binding domain-containing protein, whose translation MNIRKALASTILVALALGAGIAHAADLLDTVKQRGTLKVALEGTYPPFNYKENDKLAGFEVELANALAQKLGVKAEFTTSEWSAILAGLQAGKYDVVINQVGITDKRKETFDFSEPYTISSPQLIIRKDEKRVFKTLADLKGKKLGLGQGTNFADMAKKVGDIDIKTYPGAQEYLQDLALGRIDAALNDSLLIPYIVKQTKLPLKPGAPVGELEKSGIPFVKNNPKFKAAIDKALADLQADGSFAKISNKWFDRDVSKPPVAK comes from the coding sequence ATGAATATCCGCAAAGCTCTCGCCTCCACAATTCTTGTCGCCCTGGCCCTGGGCGCCGGCATTGCGCATGCCGCCGATTTGCTGGACACCGTGAAGCAGCGCGGCACGCTGAAAGTGGCGCTGGAAGGCACTTACCCGCCTTTCAACTACAAGGAAAACGACAAGCTCGCCGGTTTTGAAGTGGAGCTTGCCAATGCGCTGGCGCAAAAGCTCGGCGTCAAAGCCGAATTCACCACCAGCGAGTGGAGCGCCATCCTCGCAGGCCTGCAAGCCGGCAAATACGATGTGGTCATCAACCAGGTCGGCATCACCGACAAGCGCAAGGAAACCTTTGATTTTTCCGAGCCCTACACCATCTCCAGCCCGCAGCTGATCATCCGCAAGGACGAAAAGCGCGTCTTCAAGACGCTGGCTGACCTCAAGGGCAAAAAGCTCGGCCTGGGCCAGGGCACCAACTTTGCCGACATGGCCAAGAAGGTTGGCGACATCGACATCAAAACCTATCCCGGCGCGCAGGAATACCTGCAGGACCTGGCTTTGGGCCGCATTGACGCGGCGCTGAACGACAGCCTGCTGATTCCCTATATCGTCAAGCAGACCAAGCTGCCTCTCAAGCCCGGCGCGCCCGTGGGTGAACTGGAGAAATCAGGCATTCCTTTCGTCAAGAACAATCCCAAGTTCAAGGCCGCCATCGACAAGGCGCTGGCTGATCTGCAGGCAGACGGCAGCTTCGCCAAAATTTCGAACAAATGGTTTGACCGCGACGTGAGCAAGCCACCCGTCGCCAAGTGA
- a CDS encoding GNAT family N-acetyltransferase, with translation MAIEWKYSSEGMLGEDWEALSNLYRVAPLGDKQPADLRVVFSNSMFKCFVYDAGTLIAAGRAVADGRDCSYICDIAVAPERQGSGLGKEMVAALVRLSKGHKKIILYAVPGKEPFYRKLGFKRMATAMAIFANQEQALKDGLLNES, from the coding sequence TTGGCGATCGAGTGGAAATATTCATCGGAAGGCATGCTTGGGGAGGACTGGGAAGCGCTCTCCAATCTTTACCGGGTGGCGCCTCTGGGCGACAAGCAACCGGCCGATCTTCGGGTCGTGTTTTCAAACAGCATGTTCAAGTGCTTTGTGTATGACGCCGGCACGCTGATTGCCGCCGGCCGCGCCGTGGCGGACGGCAGGGACTGCTCTTACATCTGCGACATCGCGGTGGCGCCGGAGCGGCAGGGTTCCGGCTTGGGCAAAGAGATGGTTGCGGCGCTGGTACGGCTTTCCAAAGGTCACAAGAAGATCATCCTGTATGCAGTGCCGGGCAAGGAGCCGTTTTACCGCAAGCTCGGGTTCAAGCGCATGGCGACGGCCATGGCCATTTTTGCGAACCAGGAACAGGCGCTCAAGGACGGTTTGCTCAATGAAAGCTGA
- a CDS encoding phosphoethanolamine transferase — MPANATPSRAGIRPLWIVILSSLWIATVCNIALWRELARLPDLSRGEVLTISLALALVIALSTAALLSLLAWRWTLKPSITLFLVSAALGAYFMLAYGVVIDKTMILNTLQTDVRETRDLLNWHLPVTMLLLAGLPGFLLWRQKIRMQSPARQLLSNAMTLVTACAVLVLVVMLFFQSIASVMRNYTHVRYLINPLNSFYALGRVAAQPFQRNESIVLPLGEDARLAASDAAAAKPPLLLLVLGETARSGNFAINGYRRATTPELARENIASQRNAWSCGTSTAVSVPCMFSNFGREAYDSRPANYEGLLDVLQHSGLAVVWIDNQSGCKGVCDRVASVYTTSLKVPGLCDGGECFDEVMLQNMEERIAALPAERRARGVVVVMHQIGGHGPAYYQRSPPAFKKFLPECINNALQSCGRDELMNAYDNSVVYADHLLGSTIRWLKTQEAHNSPAMLYVADHGESLGENNLYLHGMPYGMAPDVQKRVPWITWLSPEFEQLSSITTACLKQQLDAPVSHDNYFHSVLGLMKVQTSVYQPALDIYAGCANRGPGSVHAQTLRTDSS; from the coding sequence ATGCCTGCAAACGCCACCCCCTCGCGCGCGGGTATTCGGCCGCTGTGGATCGTCATCCTGTCCAGTCTCTGGATCGCCACTGTTTGCAACATCGCGCTGTGGCGTGAGCTGGCGCGCTTGCCCGACCTGAGCAGGGGCGAGGTTCTCACCATCAGCCTGGCGCTGGCGCTGGTGATCGCGCTGTCGACAGCCGCATTGCTCAGCCTGCTGGCCTGGCGCTGGACCCTGAAGCCGTCCATCACGCTCTTTCTGGTGTCTGCCGCCCTGGGCGCCTATTTCATGCTGGCCTATGGCGTGGTCATCGACAAGACCATGATCCTCAATACCCTGCAGACCGATGTGCGCGAAACGCGCGACCTGCTGAACTGGCACCTGCCGGTAACCATGCTGCTGCTGGCGGGATTGCCCGGATTTCTCCTGTGGCGGCAAAAAATCCGGATGCAAAGCCCCGCGCGTCAGCTGCTGTCCAACGCCATGACCCTGGTCACCGCATGCGCCGTGCTGGTGCTCGTTGTGATGCTGTTCTTCCAGAGCATCGCTTCGGTCATGCGCAACTACACGCATGTGCGCTACCTGATCAATCCACTCAATTCCTTTTACGCACTGGGAAGGGTTGCGGCCCAGCCCTTTCAGCGCAACGAATCCATCGTCTTGCCCCTGGGCGAGGACGCAAGGCTCGCTGCCAGCGACGCGGCCGCCGCCAAACCGCCTCTGTTGCTGCTGGTGCTGGGTGAAACCGCACGCAGCGGCAATTTCGCGATCAATGGCTATCGGCGGGCCACCACACCGGAGCTGGCGCGGGAAAACATTGCCAGCCAGCGCAACGCCTGGTCCTGCGGCACCAGCACGGCGGTGTCGGTGCCCTGCATGTTTTCCAATTTCGGCCGCGAAGCGTATGACTCACGGCCTGCGAATTACGAAGGCTTGCTCGATGTTTTGCAGCACTCAGGCCTGGCCGTGGTCTGGATAGACAACCAGTCGGGCTGCAAAGGGGTATGCGACCGGGTCGCCAGTGTGTACACCACCAGCCTGAAGGTACCTGGCCTGTGCGACGGCGGGGAATGCTTTGATGAGGTGATGCTGCAAAACATGGAGGAACGCATCGCTGCCCTGCCTGCAGAACGCAGGGCCAGGGGTGTGGTCGTAGTGATGCACCAGATCGGCGGCCACGGCCCGGCTTACTACCAGCGTTCACCACCGGCCTTCAAGAAGTTCTTGCCCGAATGCATCAACAACGCCCTGCAAAGCTGCGGACGCGATGAACTGATGAATGCCTATGACAACAGCGTTGTCTACGCCGACCATCTGCTGGGGTCCACCATTCGGTGGCTCAAAACGCAGGAGGCGCACAACTCGCCCGCCATGCTGTATGTGGCCGACCACGGCGAGTCCCTGGGCGAAAACAACCTTTACCTGCATGGCATGCCCTACGGGATGGCGCCCGACGTGCAAAAGCGCGTACCCTGGATCACCTGGCTGTCGCCGGAATTCGAGCAACTCAGCAGTATCACCACGGCCTGCCTCAAGCAGCAGCTCGATGCGCCGGTGAGCCATGACAATTACTTTCACTCGGTGCTGGGCCTGATGAAGGTGCAGACCAGCGTCTACCAGCCCGCGCTCGATATCTATGCCGGCTGCGCCAACCGTGGTCCCGGCAGTGTGCACGCGCAGACGTTGCGCACTGACTCGTCCTGA
- a CDS encoding DOPA 4,5-dioxygenase family protein, with product MTKRPENVHDRYHAHVYFGPATVAQARALCEQAGELFGVAVGRVHEREIGPHPHWSCQLAFDRVQFERLIPWLAQNRNGLDVFVHGVTGDNLADHTTHASWLGEASELKLDMFRR from the coding sequence ATGACCAAGCGCCCCGAAAACGTCCACGACCGCTACCACGCCCATGTTTATTTTGGCCCCGCCACCGTGGCGCAGGCCCGAGCGCTGTGCGAGCAGGCAGGTGAGCTGTTCGGGGTGGCCGTCGGCCGTGTGCATGAACGTGAGATTGGGCCGCACCCGCACTGGAGCTGCCAGCTGGCATTTGACCGCGTCCAGTTTGAGCGCCTGATCCCGTGGCTGGCACAAAACCGCAACGGGCTTGATGTGTTCGTGCACGGGGTCACGGGCGATAACCTGGCCGATCACACGACCCATGCCTCCTGGCTGGGCGAGGCCTCTGAATTGAAGCTGGACATGTTCAGGCGTTGA
- a CDS encoding PA0069 family radical SAM protein, with protein MTEVKIPLHAIKGRGSATRIAHRFEKNAREAYDDGWGTLQDATGDVIGEVPRIETEVMMEDARSAISHNDSPDIFFDYGLNPYRGCEHGCVYCYARPTHSYLNLSPGLDFETKIIAKRNIAEVLRADLGKRSYVPKLLNIGSATDCYQPVERELRLTRGVIEVLQEARHPFSLVTKSSGVECDLDLIAPMAADRLAAVYVTITTLDGELARKLEPRAAAPHRRLRTIERLAAEGVPVGVSVAPQIPFVNDDMELVLEAAWEAGARSAFYTVIRLPWEVAPIFKEWLELHYPQRAARIMARIHEMRGGKDYDSDFASRMKGAGLWADLIRQRFEKTCARLGFNRQRIELDLSQFRPPGAAGQGSLF; from the coding sequence ATGACCGAGGTCAAAATTCCCCTTCATGCCATCAAGGGCCGGGGCAGCGCCACGCGCATTGCACACCGGTTCGAGAAAAATGCGCGCGAGGCCTACGACGATGGCTGGGGCACCTTGCAAGATGCAACAGGCGATGTGATCGGCGAGGTTCCGCGTATTGAGACAGAAGTGATGATGGAAGACGCCCGCAGCGCCATTTCGCACAACGATTCTCCCGACATCTTCTTCGACTACGGCCTGAACCCCTACCGGGGCTGCGAGCATGGCTGCGTCTATTGCTATGCGCGGCCCACGCACAGCTACCTCAACCTTTCGCCCGGCCTGGACTTTGAGACGAAGATCATCGCCAAGCGCAATATTGCCGAGGTGCTGCGCGCCGACCTCGGCAAACGAAGCTACGTGCCCAAACTGCTCAACATCGGTTCGGCCACGGACTGCTACCAGCCCGTGGAGCGCGAACTGCGGCTCACACGGGGCGTGATCGAAGTCCTGCAGGAGGCGCGCCATCCGTTTTCGCTGGTCACCAAATCCAGCGGTGTCGAATGCGACCTTGATTTGATTGCGCCCATGGCGGCCGACAGGTTGGCGGCGGTGTATGTGACCATCACCACGCTGGACGGCGAACTGGCACGCAAGCTGGAGCCGCGCGCCGCAGCGCCACACCGCCGGCTGCGCACCATCGAGAGGCTGGCCGCCGAAGGCGTGCCGGTGGGCGTGAGCGTGGCGCCGCAAATCCCTTTTGTGAACGACGACATGGAGCTGGTACTGGAGGCTGCCTGGGAGGCCGGTGCGCGCAGCGCGTTCTACACCGTCATTCGCCTGCCCTGGGAAGTCGCGCCTATCTTCAAGGAGTGGCTGGAGCTGCACTATCCGCAGCGCGCTGCGCGCATCATGGCGCGGATTCACGAGATGCGCGGCGGCAAGGACTACGACAGCGATTTCGCCTCGCGCATGAAGGGTGCGGGCCTGTGGGCCGACCTGATACGCCAGCGCTTCGAGAAAACCTGCGCCCGGCTGGGCTTTAACCGCCAGCGCATTGAACTGGATTTGAGTCAGTTCAGACCGCCGGGGGCGGCGGGTCAGGGCAGCCTGTTTTGA
- a CDS encoding acyltransferase family protein, translating to MRSADQRLHGIDALKGIACALIVWHHLAFYGPMSDVVHTVVPGLTGWLYDYGRMAVQVFLVVGGFLAASSLAPEGWAAFTQPGRLMLRRYRRLVPPYLVALAVCVLVAALVRPWFAHPSVPAAPTLLQVVAHVLLLQDVLGQEALSAGVWYVAIDFQLFVSSVLVFAGARALRQRWPQVPAHLGVGLILLLGAASLFFFNRHAGLDVTALYFLGSYTLGMLAFWASRAASQAQREQWLLAIVLLGVAALLLDFRGRIALALLVALGLVWLQTSAVARQWREPLWLLKLGQISYSVFLIHFPVNLLVNAVVGFFWPTQLMANALGLLAAFLLSLLAGAVLYRSVESRQLPVRGAAKVRPLSP from the coding sequence ATGCGTTCAGCCGACCAGCGCCTGCACGGCATTGATGCCCTCAAGGGCATCGCCTGCGCCCTGATCGTCTGGCACCATCTGGCTTTTTACGGGCCGATGTCGGACGTGGTTCACACGGTTGTGCCGGGCCTGACGGGCTGGCTTTACGACTATGGCCGGATGGCGGTGCAGGTGTTTCTGGTGGTGGGCGGTTTTCTGGCTGCCAGTTCGCTGGCGCCCGAGGGCTGGGCGGCTTTCACGCAACCGGGCCGGTTGATGCTTCGCCGCTACCGCCGGCTGGTGCCGCCCTATCTGGTGGCGCTGGCTGTGTGCGTGCTGGTGGCCGCGTTGGTGCGGCCGTGGTTTGCGCACCCGTCTGTGCCTGCTGCGCCGACTTTGCTGCAGGTAGTTGCCCACGTACTGCTGCTGCAGGATGTGCTGGGCCAGGAGGCCCTGTCGGCGGGTGTCTGGTATGTGGCGATTGATTTTCAGCTGTTCGTCAGCAGTGTGCTGGTGTTTGCTGGCGCACGCGCGCTGCGGCAGCGCTGGCCGCAGGTGCCGGCGCACCTCGGCGTGGGTCTGATACTGTTGCTGGGAGCGGCATCGCTGTTCTTCTTCAACCGCCACGCCGGTCTGGACGTGACGGCGCTGTATTTCCTGGGTTCCTACACCTTGGGCATGCTGGCTTTCTGGGCCTCGCGGGCGGCAAGCCAAGCCCAACGGGAGCAGTGGCTGCTGGCCATTGTCCTGCTCGGCGTGGCGGCCTTGCTGCTTGATTTCAGGGGCCGTATTGCCCTGGCGCTGCTGGTGGCGCTGGGCCTGGTGTGGCTGCAAACAAGCGCTGTTGCCCGGCAATGGCGGGAGCCCCTCTGGCTGTTAAAACTCGGCCAGATTTCGTACTCGGTGTTTCTGATTCACTTCCCGGTGAACCTTCTGGTCAATGCCGTGGTGGGTTTTTTCTGGCCCACCCAGTTGATGGCCAACGCGCTGGGCTTGCTGGCCGCCTTCCTGTTGTCCCTGCTGGCGGGCGCGGTGTTGTACAGAAGCGTTGAATCCCGTCAACTGCCTGTACGCGGCGCGGCCAAGGTGCGACCCCTCTCGCCATAA
- a CDS encoding NAD(P)H-dependent flavin oxidoreductase yields the protein MSRLPAPLNNLPLPIIGSPLFIISNPQLVIEQCKAGVVGAMPALNARPAAQLEDWLAEITETLAAYNKANPDKPAAPFAINQIVHKSNERLEHDMALCVKYKVPICITSLGAREDINAAAHSYGGVVLHDIINNKHARKAIEKGADGLIAVAAGAGGHAGVKSPFALIQEIRQWFDGPLALSGAISTGGAVLAARAMGADFAYIGSAFIATEEARASDAYKQAIVEGNSDDIIYSNLFTGVHGNYLAPSIRAAGMDPENLPESDPSKMNFGGDKSKAWKDIWGCGQGIGPVSKVQSAAEFVAQLKREYEDARIRLAL from the coding sequence ATGTCCAGACTTCCCGCACCGCTGAACAACCTGCCGTTGCCCATCATTGGCTCGCCGCTGTTCATCATCAGCAACCCCCAGCTGGTGATCGAGCAATGCAAGGCCGGCGTGGTCGGCGCCATGCCTGCGCTCAATGCACGTCCCGCCGCGCAGCTGGAAGACTGGCTGGCCGAGATCACCGAGACCTTGGCGGCGTATAACAAAGCCAATCCTGACAAGCCTGCCGCACCGTTTGCCATCAACCAGATCGTGCACAAGTCCAACGAGCGGCTGGAGCATGACATGGCGCTGTGCGTGAAGTACAAGGTGCCCATCTGCATCACCAGCCTGGGCGCGCGCGAAGACATCAACGCCGCGGCCCACAGTTACGGCGGCGTGGTGCTGCACGACATCATCAACAACAAGCATGCGCGCAAGGCGATCGAAAAGGGTGCCGACGGCCTGATTGCCGTGGCGGCCGGCGCGGGTGGCCATGCGGGCGTCAAGAGCCCGTTTGCCCTGATCCAGGAAATTCGCCAGTGGTTTGACGGCCCGCTGGCGCTGTCTGGCGCCATCTCGACCGGTGGCGCGGTGCTGGCCGCGCGCGCCATGGGCGCCGACTTTGCGTACATCGGTTCGGCGTTTATCGCCACGGAAGAAGCCCGCGCCTCCGACGCCTACAAGCAGGCGATCGTTGAAGGCAATTCCGACGACATCATTTACAGCAATCTCTTTACCGGCGTGCACGGCAACTACCTTGCCCCGTCCATCCGGGCCGCGGGCATGGACCCCGAGAACCTGCCCGAGAGCGATCCGAGCAAGATGAACTTTGGCGGCGACAAGTCCAAGGCCTGGAAGGACATCTGGGGTTGCGGCCAGGGCATCGGCCCGGTCAGCAAGGTGCAGAGCGCCGCAGAATTTGTAGCCCAGCTCAAGCGTGAGTACGAAGACGCGCGCATTCGGCTGGCTCTCTAG
- a CDS encoding IS1595 family transposase codes for MPVPAQDYPRTWSEFLDWFSSEEACLSYLERLRWPHGFACPNCASMAAPYRSSRTRLMCQDCGRQTTVTSGTIFDKTRTPLKVWLAAAWYLTSQKQGVSALGLQRVLGLGSYQTAWTMLHRFRCAMVRPDRERLKGLVEVDETYLAISDRQQPISAVGRKSRTSKVLVVMAVEILQPKGFGRIRLHRIANDSDECVVPFVQQSVEPGAQIRTDGSAAYRSLSELGYDHERTVMLGSDVPAHVSMAGVHRVASLVKRWILGTHHGSVQPEHLDAYLDEFVFRFNRRTSGSRGMLFYRLLQQAVVTKPVTYQDITRTTQDMVESV; via the coding sequence ATGCCAGTTCCAGCCCAAGACTACCCCCGCACCTGGAGCGAATTCCTCGATTGGTTTTCCTCCGAGGAGGCTTGCCTGTCTTACCTGGAGCGCTTGCGCTGGCCGCACGGCTTCGCCTGCCCAAATTGCGCCAGCATGGCGGCGCCATACCGATCCAGCCGCACGCGATTGATGTGCCAGGACTGTGGGCGACAGACGACCGTGACCTCGGGCACCATCTTTGACAAGACCCGTACGCCGCTAAAGGTATGGCTGGCGGCGGCGTGGTATCTCACCAGCCAGAAGCAAGGTGTCAGCGCCCTAGGCTTGCAGCGGGTGTTGGGGCTGGGCAGCTACCAGACGGCCTGGACCATGCTGCACCGCTTTCGCTGTGCCATGGTGCGCCCGGATCGGGAACGCCTGAAAGGTCTGGTCGAGGTGGATGAAACCTACCTGGCCATCTCGGACCGACAGCAGCCCATCTCTGCCGTGGGTCGCAAGAGCCGCACCAGCAAAGTACTGGTGGTGATGGCCGTGGAGATACTGCAGCCCAAAGGATTTGGCCGGATTCGTCTGCACCGCATCGCCAATGATTCTGACGAATGCGTGGTGCCGTTTGTCCAGCAGTCGGTGGAGCCCGGCGCCCAGATTCGCACTGACGGCTCGGCCGCCTATCGTTCGCTCAGCGAGCTGGGCTATGACCATGAGCGCACGGTCATGCTGGGCTCGGATGTTCCTGCCCATGTCTCCATGGCAGGGGTGCATCGGGTGGCCTCACTGGTCAAGCGCTGGATCCTGGGCACGCACCATGGCTCGGTCCAGCCCGAGCATCTGGATGCCTACCTGGATGAGTTTGTCTTTCGCTTCAATCGCCGCACTTCGGGCTCTCGCGGGATGCTGTTTTACCGGCTGCTGCAGCAAGCCGTTGTCACGAAACCCGTGACCTATCAGGACATCACCCGAACAACACAGGACATGGTGGAATCGGTCTAG
- a CDS encoding L,D-transpeptidase, with amino-acid sequence MESIRILVSLHDQALRLYCGGVLVRAYPVSTARNGPGELEGSACTPRGAHVIRAKIGAGCEAGTVFVARRPTGEMFSAGLAEANPDRDWILTRILWLCGREPGKNRFGAVDTMRRYIYIHGCPDGLPMGEPLSLGCVRMRNADIVELFDLVEPGTEVWIQAGPAADADPPGIPAPR; translated from the coding sequence GTGGAAAGCATTCGAATCCTCGTCAGCCTTCACGACCAGGCACTGCGCCTCTACTGTGGCGGCGTGCTTGTGCGTGCGTATCCGGTATCGACCGCCAGGAACGGCCCCGGCGAACTGGAAGGCAGCGCCTGCACGCCGCGGGGCGCTCACGTCATTCGGGCAAAGATAGGCGCGGGCTGCGAGGCAGGGACGGTATTTGTCGCACGCAGACCTACGGGGGAGATGTTTTCAGCGGGGCTGGCCGAGGCGAATCCGGACAGGGACTGGATACTGACCCGCATTCTCTGGCTCTGCGGCCGCGAGCCGGGCAAGAACCGCTTTGGCGCGGTCGACACCATGCGCCGGTACATCTACATCCACGGATGCCCGGACGGCCTGCCCATGGGCGAGCCCTTGTCTCTCGGCTGCGTGCGCATGAGAAACGCGGACATCGTGGAGCTGTTCGACCTCGTGGAGCCCGGCACCGAGGTATGGATTCAGGCCGGGCCGGCTGCTGATGCCGATCCGCCCGGCATCCCGGCGCCACGCTAG
- a CDS encoding amino acid ABC transporter permease, with amino-acid sequence MDMTAVTQLLGDALPLMLKGAAWTLLLAVASVFFGAIIGTFVAITRLAKMPGLARFAALYVSCMRGTPLLVQLFVIYFGLPSIGIQFDPITAGILGLSLNVGAYLSETIRGAINGVEHGQWNAARSLGLTQAQTLRHVIGPQALRLAVPSLSNSLISLIKDTSLVSVIAVGELMLATKEVIATTFQPFPLYLAAAAIYWAMSASFETLQKKLEVRLNRSYLR; translated from the coding sequence ATGGACATGACTGCTGTAACCCAGTTGCTGGGGGACGCTTTACCACTGATGCTCAAGGGCGCGGCATGGACGCTGCTGCTGGCCGTGGCATCGGTTTTTTTTGGCGCCATCATCGGCACTTTTGTGGCCATCACACGGTTGGCGAAGATGCCCGGCCTGGCGCGGTTTGCCGCGCTGTATGTCAGCTGCATGCGCGGCACGCCGCTGCTGGTGCAGCTGTTTGTGATTTACTTCGGCCTGCCCAGCATTGGCATCCAGTTCGACCCGATCACGGCGGGCATCCTGGGGCTGAGCCTCAACGTCGGCGCGTACCTGTCGGAAACGATTCGTGGGGCGATCAATGGCGTTGAACACGGGCAGTGGAATGCCGCCCGCAGCCTGGGCCTCACGCAGGCGCAAACGCTGCGCCATGTAATCGGGCCGCAAGCCTTGCGCCTGGCCGTTCCCAGCCTGTCCAACAGCCTGATCAGCCTGATCAAGGACACCTCGCTGGTCTCGGTGATTGCCGTGGGTGAACTGATGCTGGCCACCAAGGAAGTCATTGCCACCACCTTCCAGCCCTTCCCGTTGTACCTGGCGGCGGCCGCGATTTACTGGGCCATGAGCGCATCGTTTGAAACGCTGCAGAAAAAGCTGGAAGTGCGGCTGAACCGGAGCTATTTGCGCTAG